In Armatimonadia bacterium, the following proteins share a genomic window:
- a CDS encoding membrane dipeptidase, whose product MSLDWEVLQKQATIIDGHNDSLERRLGKGDALDLAPAAPRYHVDLPRLQQAGVTALFSYCGSTDLPRALRLIEATHRMVAAHPGEFSLIDSAEDIKAAKVVGKVGVVLQLESLSCCLGQVPVLQALYRLGVRVGNLTHGEAPEHGCQGEASLFDYCTAEDRERMRRDMAGLMDFGRAAIAEMNELGMVVDLAHSNDKTFFEALELSKTPPIFSHGGVFSISPHSRGLTDDQIRALAERGGVHGVACYAKFIHQEHPDVATLVDQIEHSIDLVGPDHVGIGADYDGLGDEGIAIPAHVGNLGEIAREMVRRNWDETTVLKVLGGNFLRVLRSVLTTEG is encoded by the coding sequence ATGAGTTTGGACTGGGAAGTCCTGCAGAAGCAAGCCACCATCATCGACGGACACAACGACAGTCTCGAGCGGCGTCTGGGCAAAGGTGACGCGCTGGACCTCGCCCCGGCAGCCCCACGGTATCACGTGGACTTGCCGCGTCTGCAGCAAGCCGGCGTGACCGCGCTATTCTCGTACTGTGGGAGCACAGACCTGCCGAGGGCCTTGCGGCTGATCGAGGCCACCCACCGGATGGTGGCGGCACACCCGGGCGAGTTCTCGCTGATCGACAGTGCAGAAGACATCAAGGCGGCCAAGGTCGTCGGGAAGGTCGGAGTGGTGCTGCAACTCGAGAGCCTGTCTTGCTGCCTGGGACAGGTGCCGGTGCTGCAGGCACTGTATCGGCTCGGTGTCCGTGTCGGCAACCTGACCCACGGTGAGGCGCCCGAACATGGCTGCCAGGGAGAAGCGAGTCTGTTCGACTACTGCACGGCGGAGGACCGCGAGCGGATGCGGCGTGACATGGCCGGGCTGATGGACTTCGGGCGGGCGGCCATCGCCGAGATGAACGAACTGGGAATGGTAGTGGACCTGGCTCACTCCAACGACAAGACCTTCTTTGAGGCGCTGGAGCTGAGCAAGACGCCGCCGATCTTCTCGCACGGCGGCGTGTTCAGCATCTCACCGCACAGTCGAGGGCTCACCGATGACCAGATTCGGGCCCTGGCTGAGCGCGGAGGCGTGCACGGTGTGGCCTGCTACGCCAAGTTCATCCATCAGGAGCACCCAGACGTGGCGACGCTGGTGGACCAGATCGAGCACAGCATCGACCTCGTAGGCCCCGATCACGTCGGCATCGGTGCGGACTACGACGGCCTGGGCGACGAGGGAATCGCGATTCCGGCGCACGTGGGCAATCTGGGTGAGATCGCCCGGGAAATGGTCAGGCGAAACTGGGACGAGACGACGGTTCTGAAGGTTCTTGGCGGCAACTTCCTGCGTGTGCTACGCAGCGTGCTGACTACGGAGGGCTGA